In a single window of the Bacillus mycoides genome:
- a CDS encoding D-cysteine desulfhydrase → MNLAKFPRKKYTESYTPIEKLNNFSEVLGGPTIYFKRDDLLGLTAGGNKTRKLEFLVADAQEKGADTLITAGGIQSNHCRLTLAAAVKEKMKCILVLEEGLEPEEKPDFNGNYFLYHLLGAENVIVVPNGTDLMEEMHKVAKEVSKKGNTPYVIPVGGSNPTGAMGYIACAQEIMAQSFEQGIDFSSVVCVSGSAGMHAGLITGFSGTQSKIPVIGINVSRGKAEQEEKVAKLVDETSAHVGIPNSISREAVTCFDEYVGPGYALPTPEMVEAVQLLAKTEGILLDPVYTGKAVAGLIDLIRKGKFNKEDNILFVHSGGSPALYANTSLFA, encoded by the coding sequence ATGAATTTAGCTAAATTTCCGAGAAAAAAATATACAGAATCATATACACCAATTGAAAAATTAAACAATTTTTCTGAAGTACTTGGTGGGCCGACTATTTATTTTAAACGAGATGATTTACTTGGTTTAACAGCTGGCGGTAATAAGACGAGAAAGTTAGAATTTCTAGTTGCGGATGCACAGGAAAAGGGTGCAGATACGTTAATTACAGCTGGTGGTATTCAGTCAAACCATTGCCGTCTAACACTTGCAGCTGCGGTAAAAGAAAAAATGAAATGTATTCTTGTGTTAGAGGAAGGGCTTGAGCCAGAAGAAAAGCCAGACTTTAACGGAAACTATTTCTTATATCATTTATTAGGTGCTGAAAACGTAATTGTTGTACCAAACGGAACAGACCTTATGGAAGAGATGCATAAAGTAGCGAAAGAAGTCAGTAAAAAAGGAAATACACCATATGTCATTCCAGTTGGTGGATCGAACCCTACTGGGGCAATGGGATATATTGCTTGTGCGCAAGAAATTATGGCTCAGTCATTTGAGCAAGGAATTGATTTCAGTTCAGTTGTTTGTGTAAGTGGTAGCGCTGGTATGCATGCTGGTTTAATTACTGGTTTTTCCGGAACACAAAGTAAAATTCCTGTAATCGGAATAAATGTAAGTAGAGGAAAAGCGGAGCAAGAAGAGAAAGTAGCAAAACTTGTAGATGAAACTTCAGCTCACGTTGGTATCCCAAACTCTATTTCACGCGAGGCAGTTACATGCTTTGATGAATATGTAGGACCAGGATACGCGTTACCGACGCCAGAAATGGTAGAAGCAGTTCAATTACTTGCGAAAACAGAAGGTATTTTACTTGATCCAGTTTATACAGGTAAAGCAGTAGCAGGATTAATTGATTTAATTAGAAAAGGCAAATTTAATAAAGAAGACAACATTTTATTCGTACATTCAGGTGGTTCACCAGCTTTATATGCGAATACGTCTCTATTTGCGTAA
- a CDS encoding class I SAM-dependent methyltransferase, which yields MTEFWEASFIENQMMWGFEAADSAILTKDFFLEKKVKDILIPGIGYGRNAKVFIDTEIQVTGIEISKTAIELARENEINANLFHGSVTDMPFDNKLYDGIFSYALIHLLNKDEREKFIKDCYSQLKPNGYMIFTTISKDAPMFGKGKQLGKDYFEIMEGVKMYFYDVDSVKQDFGNYGLIETTEIVEPHKNMESKPPFKFIMIKCQKTL from the coding sequence ATGACAGAATTTTGGGAAGCAAGTTTTATAGAAAATCAAATGATGTGGGGATTTGAAGCTGCAGATTCCGCAATTTTGACGAAGGATTTTTTCCTTGAAAAGAAAGTGAAGGATATATTGATTCCTGGTATTGGATATGGAAGAAATGCAAAGGTTTTTATTGATACCGAAATACAAGTAACAGGTATTGAAATTTCAAAAACAGCGATCGAATTGGCGAGGGAAAATGAAATTAATGCTAATTTATTCCATGGTTCAGTTACGGATATGCCTTTTGATAACAAACTGTATGATGGCATATTTTCTTATGCACTTATTCATTTGTTGAATAAGGATGAGAGAGAGAAGTTTATTAAAGATTGCTATAGTCAGTTAAAGCCAAACGGATATATGATTTTTACTACTATTTCAAAAGATGCCCCAATGTTTGGGAAGGGGAAACAACTGGGTAAAGACTACTTTGAAATAATGGAAGGGGTAAAAATGTATTTTTATGATGTTGACTCGGTAAAACAAGACTTTGGAAACTATGGACTGATAGAAACTACGGAAATTGTGGAGCCGCATAAAAATATGGAAAGTAAGCCTCCATTTAAATTTATAATGATCAAATGTCAAAAAACACTATAA
- a CDS encoding serine hydrolase domain-containing protein has translation MKNRKKASIICKSILCLMICIFITNEAWFTNVVRAESGTLTDRSIEDFKKKLDEQVPKWKENYGVPGVAIGIVHEGRIAYTLNYGYVDKKTKKAVSDDTLFQAGSISKSLTVWGILHLVDEGRLSLDNPVGKYLTKWKLPNSEFNNNEVTIRRLLSHTAGLSAHKGYLGVAPGKNLNSIEESLSGKVWLNEQVEVTNKPGSETIYSGGGYTILQLVIEEVTGIPFDRYMEEQIMKPLGMKSSSFLQRPENHNLSKAYGYFGEELPSYQFTEQAAAGLKTNVTDMMTLILASMDTNNKGNGVIKSERVTEMQKPVLGENGLGIFEKKLSNQWKLLYHSGDNRGWHSFYGFIPNTKDGLVILTNGEGGIDLRQDIYHAWMEYETGKLPKSYFSLAEQRKNNSITSIVIGATLGLYLLLFVIRLYKGRRTFIFKHEKKPYIRLVVRVFLLIITAILVFCAAYLWRVFSLNSGNTINFILIMAWIITLLISGFFPKVRSNKKQRMKLKDLTSKFTFM, from the coding sequence ATGAAGAATAGAAAAAAAGCATCGATAATATGCAAAAGTATTTTATGTTTAATGATTTGTATATTCATTACGAATGAAGCATGGTTTACAAATGTGGTGAGGGCAGAATCAGGCACGTTGACTGATAGGAGTATAGAGGATTTCAAAAAAAAGCTGGATGAACAGGTCCCAAAATGGAAGGAGAATTATGGGGTACCAGGGGTTGCAATAGGGATTGTACATGAGGGGCGTATTGCTTATACACTTAACTACGGTTATGTAGATAAAAAGACAAAAAAAGCGGTGAGTGATGATACTTTGTTTCAAGCTGGTTCCATATCTAAAAGCCTTACAGTGTGGGGAATCTTGCATCTTGTAGATGAAGGTCGTTTATCACTAGATAATCCCGTTGGAAAATATCTGACCAAATGGAAATTACCTAATTCAGAGTTTAATAATAATGAAGTCACGATAAGAAGATTATTAAGTCATACAGCAGGACTGTCTGCACATAAAGGATACCTTGGGGTTGCACCAGGGAAAAATCTTAATTCTATTGAGGAGTCTCTGTCTGGAAAAGTTTGGCTTAATGAACAAGTGGAGGTTACCAATAAACCAGGTTCAGAAACAATTTACTCTGGTGGCGGATATACAATTTTACAACTTGTAATTGAAGAGGTTACCGGAATACCTTTTGATCGTTATATGGAAGAACAAATTATGAAACCTTTAGGAATGAAATCTAGTTCATTCTTACAACGCCCTGAAAATCATAACCTTTCGAAAGCTTATGGATATTTTGGAGAGGAGCTCCCTAGTTACCAATTTACCGAACAGGCTGCTGCAGGTCTCAAGACAAATGTTACGGATATGATGACATTGATACTTGCAAGTATGGATACAAATAATAAAGGAAATGGTGTCATCAAAAGTGAACGTGTTACGGAAATGCAAAAGCCAGTATTAGGGGAGAATGGTTTAGGTATATTTGAAAAAAAACTATCTAATCAATGGAAATTACTTTATCATTCTGGTGACAATCGAGGCTGGCATTCTTTTTATGGTTTCATTCCTAATACAAAGGATGGATTGGTAATCCTTACAAATGGTGAAGGTGGTATAGACTTACGACAGGATATTTACCACGCATGGATGGAATATGAAACTGGAAAATTACCTAAAAGTTACTTCTCTCTAGCTGAGCAGAGAAAAAACAACTCTATTACATCAATTGTTATTGGAGCCACACTTGGTTTATATTTGCTGCTATTTGTGATTAGATTGTACAAAGGGAGAAGAACTTTCATTTTTAAGCACGAGAAGAAACCTTACATAAGATTAGTGGTTAGGGTATTTTTACTTATTATTACTGCTATTCTCGTTTTTTGTGCTGCCTATTTGTGGAGAGTTTTTAGTTTGAATTCCGGTAATACAATAAATTTTATTCTAATAATGGCATGGATTATAACATTATTAATTAGTGGATTTTTCCCGAAAGTTAGAAGTAATAAAAAACAACGTATGAAACTAAAAGATTTAACATCAAAATTTACATTTATGTAA
- a CDS encoding RNA-splicing ligase RtcB: protein MEVVMINKKKEEINFDHLDETIRQFVPSGFRIRDKEHRFSKMIDFDSVRAPFTLQRAQKSIGTLGGGNHFVELNEDDKGNVFIVIHSGSRNLGKQIAEYYQNLAYEQLINVKSIKEEIIERLTKEGRQKEIHEAIRGIKKPTIRKELAYLEGQGSKDYMNDMKIAQKYAELNRKAMMDEIVTRMDWKVIDQFTTIHNYIDMENMILRKGAISAQKDERVIIPINMRDGSIIALGKGNADWNFSGPHGAGRIMSRKKAKELLNLEDFQNTMKSVWTTSVAESTLDEAPMVYKPIDEIVENTKETIDIKHIIKPIYNFKAN from the coding sequence ATGGAAGTTGTTATGATTAATAAGAAGAAAGAGGAAATCAACTTCGATCATTTAGACGAAACGATTCGTCAATTTGTCCCAAGTGGTTTTCGTATTCGAGATAAGGAACATAGATTTTCAAAAATGATTGATTTTGATAGTGTAAGAGCTCCATTCACATTACAACGTGCTCAAAAGAGTATTGGTACGCTTGGTGGGGGAAATCATTTTGTCGAACTGAATGAGGATGATAAGGGGAATGTATTCATTGTCATTCATAGTGGTTCTCGTAATTTAGGTAAACAAATAGCAGAGTATTATCAAAACCTTGCTTATGAGCAACTTATCAACGTTAAATCTATTAAAGAGGAAATCATTGAACGTTTAACAAAAGAAGGCAGACAAAAAGAAATACATGAAGCTATACGCGGGATTAAGAAACCGACGATTCGCAAAGAGTTAGCTTATTTAGAAGGACAAGGATCTAAAGATTACATGAATGATATGAAAATCGCTCAAAAATATGCGGAGTTAAATCGTAAAGCAATGATGGATGAAATCGTCACTAGAATGGATTGGAAAGTAATAGATCAATTCACTACAATTCATAACTACATCGATATGGAAAATATGATTTTACGAAAAGGTGCTATTTCAGCTCAGAAAGATGAACGAGTAATCATTCCAATTAACATGAGAGACGGTTCAATCATTGCATTGGGTAAAGGAAATGCAGATTGGAACTTTTCTGGACCACATGGAGCGGGGCGCATTATGAGCCGTAAGAAAGCTAAAGAATTACTTAACTTAGAGGATTTTCAAAATACAATGAAATCAGTTTGGACTACATCTGTTGCAGAAAGTACTTTAGATGAAGCTCCAATGGTATATAAGCCAATAGATGAAATTGTTGAGAATACAAAAGAAACAATTGATATCAAACATATTATTAAGCCGATTTACAATTTTAAGGCTAATTAA
- a CDS encoding TetR/AcrR family transcriptional regulator: protein MSSPKKTATRDQILMATFECLAEKGTTAITLRDIATKAGITLSLIHYYFPTKEGLLVNATSYVMQKQIKEIQKELSNIQDFSEKLKNLIFVVHHQFKNSEWRKVYFTLLAAAAWSPKIMEEIQVLQNQLIDIIQEYVQTSNVEIIDLAAFSRALLASVNGLALQVMHGASEEQIAPAYAIIEKAFISEFALQKKQ from the coding sequence ATGTCTAGTCCAAAAAAAACAGCTACTCGGGATCAAATACTAATGGCTACGTTTGAATGCTTAGCTGAAAAAGGTACAACCGCTATTACATTACGAGATATTGCTACAAAAGCGGGAATTACTTTAAGTTTAATTCACTATTATTTTCCAACAAAGGAGGGTTTATTAGTTAACGCTACCTCTTATGTCATGCAAAAACAAATTAAAGAAATTCAGAAGGAACTCTCAAACATACAAGATTTTTCAGAGAAATTGAAAAATCTTATATTTGTAGTACATCACCAATTCAAAAATTCTGAATGGAGAAAGGTGTATTTTACTTTATTAGCGGCAGCAGCTTGGTCACCGAAAATTATGGAAGAAATTCAAGTTCTACAGAACCAATTGATAGACATAATTCAAGAATATGTTCAAACTTCCAATGTAGAAATCATTGACTTAGCAGCATTTTCAAGGGCCTTATTGGCTTCAGTGAATGGATTAGCATTACAAGTTATGCATGGGGCTTCAGAGGAACAAATTGCTCCGGCATATGCGATTATAGAAAAAGCATTTATATCAGAATTTGCCCTCCAAAAGAAGCAATGA
- a CDS encoding aminopeptidase codes for MKRELSKLADVLVNHSTKVQPGDHVLIQSVTEIDPAVVREIIKSVEKAGGYAHVSMRDVSVTRQLILSGSEEQFKLFADWECYRLSKMQVYINLRSPRNAYELADVPSEKMKLYQKIFGKAHSEAVYKTRWVTTRIPSAASAQEANMSTEAYEKFYYDVCTLDYNKMSKAMNPLKELMEKTKQVRIIGEGTDLKFSIEGIGVLKGDGTDNIPDGEVYTAPVKDSVNGVITFNTVSVQQGYAFQNIKLHMKQGKIIDAYANDTERMNRILDTDEGARYIGEFALAFNPYILHPMNNTLFDEKINGSFHLAIGDSLQGADNGNKSAIHWDLVNIQRPEYGGGEVWFDDVLIRKDGRFILQELFGLNEENLKR; via the coding sequence ATGAAGCGAGAACTATCGAAATTAGCGGATGTACTAGTCAATCATTCGACTAAAGTGCAGCCTGGTGATCATGTGTTAATTCAAAGTGTTACTGAAATAGATCCCGCAGTAGTTCGTGAAATTATTAAGTCTGTGGAAAAAGCAGGGGGATATGCGCATGTATCAATGCGTGATGTTTCTGTTACAAGGCAATTAATTCTATCAGGATCTGAAGAACAATTTAAGTTATTTGCAGATTGGGAATGTTATCGCTTAAGTAAGATGCAAGTATATATTAATCTCCGTAGCCCTAGAAATGCATATGAATTAGCAGATGTACCATCAGAAAAAATGAAATTATATCAAAAGATATTTGGAAAAGCTCATAGTGAAGCAGTGTATAAAACAAGATGGGTGACAACAAGAATCCCGAGTGCGGCGTCTGCGCAAGAAGCGAATATGAGCACTGAGGCCTATGAAAAATTTTATTATGATGTATGTACGTTAGATTACAATAAAATGTCGAAAGCAATGAATCCGTTAAAAGAATTAATGGAAAAGACAAAGCAAGTTAGGATTATTGGAGAAGGTACGGATTTGAAGTTTTCAATTGAAGGAATTGGCGTTTTAAAAGGAGATGGAACGGATAATATACCTGATGGTGAAGTGTATACAGCACCTGTCAAAGATTCAGTAAATGGAGTAATAACATTTAACACAGTATCCGTTCAACAAGGTTATGCGTTTCAAAATATAAAGTTACATATGAAACAGGGGAAAATAATAGATGCATATGCAAATGATACAGAGCGAATGAATCGAATTCTTGATACGGATGAGGGAGCAAGATATATTGGAGAATTTGCACTAGCGTTTAATCCTTATATATTACACCCGATGAATAATACGTTATTTGATGAAAAAATAAATGGTAGTTTTCATCTAGCAATTGGAGATTCGTTACAAGGTGCAGACAATGGGAATAAATCAGCGATACATTGGGATTTAGTAAACATTCAAAGACCGGAGTATGGCGGGGGTGAAGTTTGGTTCGATGATGTACTAATTAGAAAAGATGGGCGTTTTATTTTACAAGAGTTGTTCGGATTAAATGAAGAGAATTTAAAAAGGTAA
- a CDS encoding helix-turn-helix transcriptional regulator, which produces MLHNKIVVCRAEKGWTQEELATRVGVSRQTIATLEKNKYNPSLILAFKIANAFEKPLTDVFDYLEE; this is translated from the coding sequence TTGTTACATAATAAAATTGTAGTTTGTCGAGCAGAAAAAGGTTGGACTCAAGAAGAACTGGCAACAAGAGTGGGAGTTAGTCGTCAAACTATCGCTACTCTTGAAAAGAATAAATATAACCCTTCTCTAATTCTTGCCTTTAAAATCGCAAATGCATTTGAAAAGCCGTTAACCGATGTATTTGATTATCTAGAGGAGTGA
- the dltB gene encoding D-alanyl-lipoteichoic acid biosynthesis protein DltB: MTAYGSFYFFAIVGILLIPTIIAGLRGKMLRKYNAVLTLIMLAIIFSDKPNQAMMLAVFIIWQYVLIKGYLLLRKQNNNTFMFYMAVILSILPLILAKIAPFVPELKLIVFTGISYVTFRAVQMVFEIRDGLIKECSFFNFWEFILFFPAISTGPIDRYRRFQKDIQKPPSAEEYQNLLYMGINRIFQGFLYKFILAYLIKENIMDATIAHQNTILSNMIYMYSYSLYLFFDFAGYSSFVIGVSYMMGIKTPENFNKPFISRNIKDFWNRWHMSLSFWLRDFIYMRFVFFATKKKLIKNRYMISYIGVFLNFFIMGIWHITGHHIAQYMIYALYHIALFILFDIFERKNKKYKFWPNNTFMHVLAIVITFHFVCFGFLIFSGHLNNYF, from the coding sequence ATGACCGCATATGGATCATTTTATTTTTTCGCTATAGTGGGGATTTTATTGATACCTACTATCATAGCTGGATTAAGAGGTAAAATGTTGCGCAAATATAATGCTGTCTTAACGCTAATTATGCTTGCTATTATCTTCTCGGATAAACCAAATCAAGCAATGATGTTAGCAGTATTTATTATTTGGCAATATGTCCTTATTAAAGGCTATTTACTACTAAGAAAACAAAATAATAATACATTCATGTTTTACATGGCTGTTATTTTGTCGATTTTGCCACTGATTTTGGCAAAAATCGCACCATTTGTACCTGAATTAAAACTCATTGTTTTTACTGGTATATCTTATGTAACATTCAGGGCAGTACAAATGGTATTTGAAATTCGCGATGGCTTAATTAAAGAATGCTCATTTTTTAATTTCTGGGAATTCATTTTGTTCTTCCCTGCCATTTCGACCGGACCTATCGATCGGTATCGCAGGTTCCAAAAAGATATTCAAAAACCACCAAGTGCTGAAGAATATCAAAATCTACTATACATGGGTATTAACCGTATTTTTCAAGGTTTTCTGTATAAATTTATACTTGCTTACTTAATAAAAGAAAATATTATGGATGCAACAATAGCTCACCAAAACACAATTTTATCAAATATGATTTATATGTATAGCTATAGTTTATATCTATTTTTTGACTTCGCAGGTTATAGCTCATTCGTAATCGGTGTCAGTTATATGATGGGTATTAAAACACCAGAAAACTTTAATAAACCGTTTATCAGTCGTAATATTAAAGATTTCTGGAATCGTTGGCATATGAGCTTATCATTCTGGCTCCGTGATTTTATTTACATGCGCTTTGTCTTTTTTGCCACAAAGAAAAAGCTCATAAAAAATCGCTATATGATTTCATATATTGGCGTCTTTTTGAACTTTTTTATCATGGGAATTTGGCATATTACAGGTCATCATATTGCTCAATATATGATTTATGCTCTATATCATATTGCTCTGTTTATTTTATTTGATATTTTCGAACGAAAAAACAAGAAGTATAAATTTTGGCCCAACAATACGTTCATGCATGTCCTTGCAATTGTGATTACATTCCATTTCGTATGTTTCGGTTTCCTAATTTTCTCTGGTCACCTAAATAATTATTTTTAA
- a CDS encoding class I SAM-dependent methyltransferase has protein sequence MKQNIYDNPNFFKNYTALRESGINANDFIEQPAIKSLILCLKGKSVLDLGCGDGHFSKYCIENGAKNVIGVDISKNMIERAKKLNQDDNIEFMCLPMEDMGLTNQKFDLIISSLSIHYIKDYSAMIQKINELLKSSGEFIFSTEHPIATARKGSNHWIKTEDGNTSHWALDNYQEEGIRVHNWFVDDSVVIYHRTVATLINTLIEHGLSLDKIIEPQSTLAGIEIMPDLINESRSPSFIIIKSKKTK, from the coding sequence GTGAAACAAAATATTTACGATAATCCGAATTTCTTCAAAAACTACACAGCATTGCGTGAAAGTGGAATAAACGCTAATGACTTCATAGAACAGCCAGCAATCAAATCATTAATTCTGTGTTTGAAAGGAAAATCGGTATTAGACTTGGGTTGCGGTGATGGTCATTTTTCAAAGTATTGTATAGAAAATGGTGCAAAAAACGTAATAGGTGTAGACATATCCAAAAATATGATTGAACGTGCTAAAAAGTTAAATCAGGATGATAACATAGAATTTATGTGTCTTCCTATGGAGGATATGGGACTAACCAATCAAAAGTTCGACCTGATTATAAGTTCCCTCTCTATACATTACATTAAAGATTACTCGGCAATGATTCAAAAGATTAATGAACTATTAAAAAGCAGTGGTGAATTTATCTTTTCAACCGAACATCCAATAGCAACAGCTCGCAAAGGAAGCAACCATTGGATAAAAACTGAGGATGGTAATACATCACACTGGGCATTAGATAATTATCAAGAAGAAGGAATCAGAGTACACAACTGGTTTGTTGACGATAGTGTGGTTATTTATCATAGAACTGTTGCCACATTAATAAATACTTTGATTGAACACGGGCTTTCGCTGGATAAAATAATCGAGCCACAATCAACTTTGGCAGGGATAGAGATAATGCCAGATTTAATAAACGAATCGCGAAGTCCATCTTTTATTATAATCAAGTCAAAAAAAACAAAATAA
- a CDS encoding DUF4073 domain-containing protein: MKKTVASLAVMAALLPTLSMHAEGKEQVRKSATTFNVISDIQGDLGDFDHVLKDMNKVTPLSRALIMNGDITQTGQQSQYDDVKRVLNKNKHPENVWSTVGNHEFYAGKWTADGKLSQNTWPNGVTEETLFNRYLKFSGQDKVYHKKELDGYPLLFLGTEKYMKYHDSKMWDEVYMSDEQLGWLKQNLEEYSQKDKNKPIFIFSHHVLPDSVSGSRQSPYLQDYLNVDKLYDVLKDYPQVVFFTSHTHWDLNLPDWAGKKKITGGDEKGFTVVNTGGIETGWMSAGPNGGEKTAPDGSSFKQGLQVKAYGNDVVVTAYDYKRDKGIKNLLISDAKIAQMAPDVTADDNKNVIVGATEYMEYSVEGTNEWHTYYTANPPKFDGDKIVYVRHKGEMNLEAGLTQLLRFSANK, translated from the coding sequence ATGAAAAAGACAGTAGCTTCATTGGCTGTTATGGCAGCTTTATTACCGACACTTTCGATGCATGCGGAAGGGAAAGAGCAAGTTCGAAAATCAGCTACAACTTTTAACGTTATTAGTGACATTCAAGGAGATTTAGGGGACTTTGATCACGTATTAAAAGATATGAACAAAGTGACGCCACTTTCCAGAGCGCTTATTATGAATGGGGATATAACGCAAACTGGGCAGCAGTCACAATATGATGATGTGAAGCGTGTGTTAAACAAGAATAAGCATCCGGAAAATGTATGGTCAACTGTTGGGAATCATGAATTTTACGCTGGTAAATGGACAGCTGATGGGAAACTCTCTCAAAATACATGGCCAAATGGTGTAACGGAAGAAACATTGTTTAATCGATATTTAAAATTTAGCGGACAAGATAAGGTATATCATAAAAAAGAATTAGACGGTTATCCGCTTTTATTTTTAGGAACTGAAAAATATATGAAATACCACGATTCGAAAATGTGGGATGAAGTATATATGAGTGATGAGCAATTAGGATGGCTAAAACAAAATTTAGAAGAGTATAGTCAAAAAGATAAAAATAAGCCAATTTTCATTTTCTCTCATCACGTTTTACCTGATTCTGTATCCGGATCAAGACAATCACCATATTTACAAGACTATTTAAACGTGGATAAATTGTACGATGTATTAAAAGACTACCCGCAAGTTGTTTTCTTTACGAGTCATACGCATTGGGATTTAAACTTGCCAGACTGGGCTGGTAAAAAGAAAATTACAGGCGGAGATGAAAAAGGATTTACGGTTGTAAATACGGGCGGAATTGAAACAGGCTGGATGTCAGCTGGACCAAATGGCGGAGAGAAGACTGCTCCGGATGGATCTTCTTTCAAACAAGGATTGCAAGTGAAAGCATACGGTAACGATGTTGTCGTAACGGCTTACGATTATAAACGGGATAAGGGCATAAAGAACTTATTAATTAGTGACGCAAAAATTGCACAAATGGCACCAGATGTAACAGCAGATGATAATAAAAATGTAATCGTTGGTGCTACTGAATATATGGAGTACTCTGTAGAAGGAACGAATGAGTGGCATACGTATTATACAGCAAACCCGCCAAAATTTGATGGGGACAAGATTGTATATGTACGCCATAAAGGAGAAATGAATTTAGAAGCAGGATTAACGCAACTTCTTCGTTTTTCGGCAAATAAGTGA
- the dltC gene encoding D-alanine--poly(phosphoribitol) ligase subunit DltC, which yields MVEFKNQVLDILEEVCENDIVKENPDVQLFEEGILDSFATVSLLVEFQERLNIEVSISDFDRDEWATPNMIIKKLEDIR from the coding sequence ATGGTAGAATTCAAAAATCAAGTATTAGATATTTTAGAAGAAGTATGTGAAAATGATATTGTAAAAGAAAATCCTGATGTGCAATTATTTGAAGAAGGTATCCTTGATTCTTTTGCTACAGTATCTTTACTAGTAGAATTCCAAGAACGTCTAAATATTGAAGTGTCTATTTCTGATTTCGATCGTGATGAGTGGGCAACACCAAATATGATTATTAAGAAGTTGGAAGATATCCGATGA